The genomic stretch CATCCGCCAAAATCCGCAGCTTGACACGTTTCACAGGTGAGCCACTCCTCATCCGGTTCCAGACTGGACATCCACACTGCTACTGCCTTACCAGGGCAATTTTCGGTAGAACACGGTGCAACCACGCCATTGTCACGTGATGCTGGAAGGATGCGAGCGAGATCCCAGGTCTCTTCGTCCACGGTTTCTGATGCTTCTTCCGGAGGCACTTCATTGACGGTCGCCTTGCTGCTGTTCTCGTTGTCCTCGTCAAGGTTTTCGTTCCGATCTTTTGTTTCTGCACTCACGTTGTTGCCATCAATCATCGAGTCCTCTATTCCATCGGAGGAGACCGTCTTGCTGATCCCTTTCTTTGCCATGGTGATTTGGATGTGTGCCGGCATtctcactcactgtcaatgcaaTGATGAAGGGCACCGATTTTGTGTTTTACCATCCGTGACTCTTTCGGCGGGAAAAATGACAGCCTCTGTCCGACTGCCGTTACTTCACTACTTGACAGCTACGGATGAATACCGTCTTTCAGTTTTTAAATTTTAAAACACTTATGGTGTACACTTTCACTAATATTATAAAAACGCGCAATGGCTGGAAGGTTTTTCCGGAGACAAGCGAGTGATCTGCCCTTGTTTCCTTCCGTACGGACTGGTATGCGTCATACAAGAAGAGTTCCACAAAAACACGGGAACTATTGCAGCTGTctctgttgttgttgttattgtcCAACACGAACCGCGCTAAAGTAATGTCGGATCAGGCGTCGGAAAAAAGCCCCACACTGACCGGAAAGAATCTTCAAAAATTCTACGCACAGCACGATGTGAATCTGGAAAGCCTATTGGAAGCCGGAAATGGATGTTTCCCCTGCCGATTTATACGTTTGAATCCGCGGTGGGATCGGGATGAGACACTGCAATTGCTCAAGGTACTAAGGAAGAAAGCCCTCTGAAACACCTCTAGCTAGGTGTGTGTTTATGTTTGCTTCTCACACACACGTTTGCAATTCCGGCAGGCTGAATTGCCAACACCGAGTGTGTACCCCATTCCGGTCCCGTGGTTAGACGATGCGTTTGGTTTTTACGCGTTGCCGGGAGACTTTCCTCTGCAACGATCCAAGTCGTTCCAGTCAGCTCGTGTCTACGGACACGATGTAAGCTCCGGTGCTGCCGTGGCAGCCTTGTTGACGGATCAGCACGACGCCCACACGCCAATCATTGAGGCGGCGGGTGCACATTCGGAAACGCACAACGGGCAGCCATTGCAGCTACGCGTTTTAGATTTGTGCTGTTCACCGGGATTGAAACTTTGTGCCATGTCGGACTTTTTGAATCACCAGGGTACCCCGGCAATGGTAATTGGTGTGGATGTATCGGAGTCGCGCATGGCGGTGTGCAAAAAAGTCGTACACAAGTATCAATTAATGCACGAAGGCATCACCAGGAGTAGTACATTGGCAACACCAAGCGACGACTCACGAATTCGTTTATATCTGGCCGACGGCACTACATTTGGTATGGAAAATCGATCGCTCAACTTGGTTTTTGACTCAGTGGCGGCGAGTGAGGAGAATGTTTTGGGGAAGCGAAAACGGATGAACAAAAGTGCCAGGGCCCGTCAACGGAAGCGACTAGACGCACTGATTAGCTTAGAGCAACCCAAACATTGTGATTCTTTGCTGTCATCTAGTAATACGCCCATCATCAGCCTATTTGATCGAGTGCTGGTGGATGCTGAGTGCACAACGGATGGGTCGTTGAGACATATTCAAAAGCTCCTAGAAAAGGGACAGAGCAAGGAACCAACTCAGGATGACATTCCTCGGCTTACCGAACCAGAGCAACTGGTCGAACTGGTAGAACTGCAAAAGCGATTAATCGCGTCCGGCTTCCGGTTACTGAGAGAAGGGGGATGTATGGTATATTCGACATGTTCTTTGTCAGAAGACCAGAACGAAGACGTAGTCCGATGGCTGCTTTCGAAGTATCCGACGGCAAGAATCGTTCCTTTAAAATTTGTCGAGTCGTTAGGTAGGCATGGTCGTATTCGGCAAGGGAACTTGGCAGGAACAANNNNNNNNNNNNNNNNNNNNNNNNNNNNNNNNNNNNNNNNNNNNNNNNNNNNNNNNNNNNNNNNNNNNNNNNNNNNNNNNNNNNNNNNNNNNNNNNNNNNNNNNNNNNNNNNNNNNNNNNNNNNNNNNNNNNNNNNNNNNNNNNNNNNNNNNNNNNNNNNNNNNNNNNNNNNNNNNNNNNNNNNNNNNNNNNNNNNNNNNNNNNNNNNNNNNNNNNNNNNNNNNNNNNNNNNNNNNNNNNNNNNNNNNNNNNNNNNNNNNNNNNNNNNNNNNNNNNNNNNNNNNNNNNNNNNNNNNNNNNNNNNNNNNNNNNNNNNNNNNNNNNNNNNNNNNNNNNNNNNNNNNNNNNNNNNNNNNNNNNNNNNNNNNNNNNNNNNNNNNNNNNNNNNNNNNNNNNNNNNNNNNNNNNNNNNNNNNNNNNNNNNNNNNNNNNNNNNNNNNNNNNNNNNNNNNNNNNNNNNNNNNNNNNNNNNNNNNNNNNNNNNNNNNNNNNNNNNNNNNNNNNNNNNNNNNNNNNNNNNNNNNNNNNNNNNNNNNNNNNNNNNNNNNNNNNNNNNNNNNNNNNNNNNNNNNNNNNNNNNNNNNNNNNNNNNNNNNNNNNNNNNNNNNNNNNNNNNNNNNNNNNNNNNNNNNNNNNNNNNNNNNNNNNNNNNNNNNNNNNNNNNNNNNNNNNNNNNNNNNNNNNNNNNNNNNNNNNNNNNNNNNNNNNNNNNNNNNNNNNNNNNNNNNNNNNNNNNNNNNNNNNNNNNNNNNNNNNNNNNNNNNNNNNNNNNNNNNNNNNNNNNNNNNNNNNNNNNNNNNNNNNNNNNNNNNNNNNNNNNNNNNNNNNNNNNNNNNNNNNNNNNNNNNNNNNNNNNNNNNNNNNNNNNNNNNNNNNNNNNNNNNNNNNNNNNNNNNNNNNNNNNNNNNNNNNNNNNNNNNNNNNNNNNNNNNNNNNNNNNNNNNNNNNNNNNNNNNNNNNNNNNNNNNNNNNNNNNNNNNNNNNNNNNNNNNNNNNNNNNNNNNNNNNNNNNNNNNNNNNNNNNNNNNNNNNNNNNNNNNNNNNNNNNNNNNNNNNNNNNNNNNNNNNNNNNNNNNNNNNNNNNNNNNNNNNNNNNNNNNNNNNNNNNNNNNNNNNNNNNNNNNNNNNNNNNNNNNNNNNNNNNNNNNNNNNNNNNNNNNNNNNNNNNNNNNNNNNNNNNNNNNNNNNNNNNNNNNNNNNNNNNNNNNNNNNNNNNNNNNNNNNNNNNNNNNNNNNNNNNNNNNNNNNNNNNNNNNNNNNNNNNNNNNNNNNNNNNNNNNNNNNNNNNNNNNNNNNNNNNNNNNNNNNNNNNNNNNNNNNNNNNNNNNNNNNNNNNNNNNNNNNNNNNNNNNNNNNNNNNNNNNNNNNNNNNNNNNNNNNNNNNNNNNNNNNNNNNNNNNNNNNNNNNNNNNNNNNNNNNNNNNNNNNNNNNNNNNNNNNNNNNNNNNNNNNNNNNNNNNNNNNNNNNNNNNNNNNNNNNNNNNNNNNNNNNNNNNNNNNNNNNNNNNNNNNNNNNNNNNNNNNNNNNNNNNNNNNNNNNNNNNNNNNNNNNNNNNNNNNNNNNNNNNNNNNNNNNNNNNNNNNNNNNNNNNNNNNNNNNNNNNNNNNNNNNNNNNNNNNNNNNNNNNNNNNNNNNNNNNNNNNNNNNNNNNNNNNNNNNNNNNNNNNNNNNNNNNNNNNNNNNNNNNNNNNNNNNNNNNNNNNNNNNNNNNNNNNNNNNNNNNNNNNNNNNNNNNNNNNNNNNNNNNNNNNNNNNNNNNNNNNNNNNNNNNNNNNNNNNNNNNNNNNNNNNNNNNNNNNNNNNNNNNNNNNNNNNNNNNNNNNNNNNNNNNNNNNNNNNNNNNNNNNNNNNNNNNNNNNNNNNNNNNNNNNNNNNNNNNNNNNNNNNNNNNNNNNNNNNNNNNNNNNNNNNNNNNNNNNNNNNNNNNNNNNNNNNNNNNNNNNNNNNNNNNNNNNNNNNNNNNNNNNNNNNNNNNNNNNNNNNNNNNNNNNNNNNNNNN from Phaeodactylum tricornutum CCAP 1055/1 chromosome 12, whole genome shotgun sequence encodes the following:
- a CDS encoding predicted protein, translating into MSDQASEKSPTLTGKNLQKFYAQHDVNLESLLEAGNGCFPCRFIRLNPRWDRDETLQLLKAELPTPSVYPIPVPWLDDAFGFYALPGDFPLQRSKSFQSARVYGHDVSSGAAVAALLTDQHDAHTPIIEAAGAHSETHNGQPLQLRVLDLCCSPGLKLCAMSDFLNHQGTPAMVIGVDVSESRMAVCKKVVHKYQLMHEGITRSSTLATPSDDSRIRLYLADGTTFGMENRSLNLVFDSVAASEENVLGKRKRMNKSARARQRKRLDALISLEQPKHCDSLLSSSNTPIISLFDRVLNCKSD